The following proteins come from a genomic window of Corallococcus sp. NCRR:
- a CDS encoding DHH family phosphoesterase — MLLGHTKDAHWPAPEAAMDQAREFLEACRDKHVLVVPHTDVDGLTSGVLMLRALQSLGARPTARLPGKGEDVHHPGFLERLGASSTEALVVLDMGSRAEPLLPGVPTLVVDHHASEAFPPDARVLTAYGHAPVANTSLLTYVLTSSFIVPGPLEWLAVLGTVADLGADAPMPFLKDALRRAKRSSITEAVALLNAARRSSRFAAPLAMQVLLRAGNATDIAEGRVPGVDALRDCRLEVQREVARCAKTPPRFAGNLALLLFSSEAQVHSLVAMRWIQRLPDHIVVAANTGYLPGRVNFVLRSREPVDLLALLRGLDLPPMGGSFAHGHSRATGGSLPPADFLRMMDALGFRGLSDRDVERRGVAPG, encoded by the coding sequence ATGCTTCTAGGACACACGAAGGATGCGCACTGGCCCGCGCCAGAGGCGGCGATGGACCAGGCGCGCGAGTTCCTGGAAGCGTGCCGGGACAAGCACGTGCTCGTCGTGCCGCACACGGACGTGGACGGGCTCACCTCTGGAGTGCTGATGCTCCGCGCACTCCAGTCGCTGGGCGCCCGGCCGACGGCGCGCCTGCCGGGCAAGGGAGAGGACGTCCACCACCCGGGCTTCCTGGAGCGCCTGGGAGCCTCCTCCACGGAGGCACTGGTGGTGCTGGACATGGGCAGCCGCGCGGAGCCGCTGCTGCCCGGCGTGCCCACGCTGGTGGTGGACCACCACGCGTCGGAGGCGTTCCCGCCCGACGCGCGGGTGCTCACCGCCTACGGCCATGCGCCCGTGGCGAACACGAGCCTGCTCACGTACGTGCTCACGTCCTCGTTCATCGTGCCGGGCCCACTGGAGTGGCTGGCGGTGCTGGGGACGGTGGCGGACCTGGGCGCGGACGCGCCGATGCCGTTCCTCAAGGACGCGCTGCGGCGGGCGAAGCGCTCGTCCATCACGGAGGCGGTGGCGCTGCTCAACGCGGCCCGCCGCTCCAGCCGGTTCGCGGCGCCGCTGGCGATGCAGGTGCTGCTGCGCGCGGGCAACGCGACGGACATCGCGGAGGGGCGCGTGCCCGGCGTGGACGCGCTGCGCGACTGCCGCCTGGAGGTACAGCGCGAGGTGGCCCGGTGCGCGAAGACGCCGCCGCGCTTCGCGGGCAACCTGGCGCTCCTGTTGTTCAGCTCCGAGGCGCAGGTGCACTCGCTGGTAGCCATGCGCTGGATACAGCGGCTGCCGGACCACATCGTCGTCGCCGCCAACACGGGCTACCTGCCCGGCCGCGTGAACTTCGTGCTGCGAAGCCGCGAGCCCGTGGACCTGCTCGCCCTGCTGCGGGGCCTGGACCTGCCGCCGATGGGAGGCTCGTTCGCGCATGGCCATTCGCGAGCCACGGGCGGCAGCCTGCCTCCCGCGGACTTCCTGCGCATGATGGACGCCCTGGGCTTCCGGGGGCTGAGCGACCGGGACGTGGAGCGGCGCGGCGTGGCGCCGGGCTGA
- a CDS encoding LPP20 family lipoprotein: MRRSLWGLLLVVPLTALGQGKDAKVAAPATPAAEPVRGVGNPGINWEGQILRATGAGAPDLKAANPGQARLGAERAAKQDAFRNLLEQARSIQVSAGRTVGDELARDEVKSRVEGAIRGYKVVATRYFSDSGVEMDVEVPLAVLSAALTPAQEPAIVLNAEGAAKYTGLVVDARGLGAQPVLAPRLVDGTGRALYGATVLTEEARGTAGVAAWFNSLDAARKASRVGDKPLVVKAAQLQGSDLVLSAEGIRALTEANTRFLAEGRVVIVTQ; encoded by the coding sequence GTGAGGCGTTCGCTGTGGGGATTGTTGCTGGTCGTGCCGCTGACGGCGCTGGGCCAGGGCAAGGACGCGAAGGTCGCCGCACCCGCCACGCCCGCCGCTGAACCTGTGCGCGGCGTGGGCAACCCGGGCATCAACTGGGAGGGCCAGATCCTGCGCGCCACGGGCGCCGGGGCCCCGGACCTCAAGGCCGCGAATCCAGGCCAGGCGCGCCTGGGCGCCGAGCGCGCCGCGAAGCAGGACGCGTTCCGCAACCTGCTGGAGCAGGCCCGGAGCATCCAGGTGAGCGCGGGCCGCACGGTGGGCGACGAGTTGGCGCGCGACGAAGTGAAGAGCCGCGTCGAGGGCGCCATCCGTGGCTACAAGGTCGTGGCCACGCGCTACTTCTCCGACAGCGGCGTGGAGATGGACGTGGAGGTGCCGCTCGCGGTGCTCAGCGCGGCGCTGACGCCCGCGCAGGAGCCGGCCATCGTGCTCAACGCCGAAGGCGCGGCGAAGTACACGGGGCTCGTGGTGGACGCGCGAGGGCTGGGCGCGCAGCCGGTGCTCGCGCCCCGATTGGTGGACGGGACGGGCAGGGCGCTCTACGGCGCGACGGTGCTCACGGAGGAGGCGCGCGGCACCGCGGGCGTCGCGGCCTGGTTCAACAGCCTGGACGCGGCCCGGAAGGCCTCGCGCGTGGGCGACAAGCCGCTGGTGGTGAAGGCCGCGCAGCTCCAGGGCTCCGACCTGGTCCTGAGCGCCGAAGGCATCCGCGCGCTCACCGAAGCCAACACCCGCTTCCTGGCCGAGGGCCGGGTCGTCATCGTCACGCAGTGA
- a CDS encoding AI-2E family transporter gives MKAVPQPIATPEVSPVLHVVHPEPVPPPGDPSALDEAEARRVDFIWSGVMVGSLALVFALLSVFGGVAVPVLLALTGAYAFNPLVTLLEKRGVDRTWGTSILFFAGTLLMVGAGLYLVPVFRDEAAKLPGFFQRASTQVVPQVESLLGVSLPDLVSQRTAELGEKASELLQSAGPTAARLVASFAGNTARFAATLLGLSVVPVLAFFFLQDYPRLMGRIQDLLPRRSVVLVTQRFREVDEVLSAFVQGQLTVGAILSVLYAVGLSVARIDLAIAIGLIAGFGNMVPYLGTGIGVVLAVLGVLLSWQGPWQLAVVAATFIVGQLAEGFVITPRVVGEKVGLAPVAVIIAVLAFGELFGFVGILLAVPASAILKVVLSVVLQRYRRTQLYKGSVQAP, from the coding sequence GTGAAGGCGGTCCCCCAGCCCATCGCCACCCCGGAAGTATCCCCGGTGCTGCACGTCGTGCACCCGGAGCCCGTGCCCCCGCCTGGCGACCCCTCCGCGTTGGACGAGGCGGAGGCCCGCCGGGTCGACTTCATCTGGTCCGGCGTGATGGTGGGCTCGCTGGCGCTGGTGTTCGCGCTCCTGTCCGTGTTCGGCGGGGTGGCGGTGCCGGTGCTGCTGGCGCTGACGGGCGCGTACGCGTTCAACCCGCTGGTGACGCTCCTGGAGAAGCGCGGCGTGGACCGCACCTGGGGCACGTCCATCCTCTTCTTCGCGGGCACGCTGCTGATGGTGGGCGCGGGCCTGTACCTGGTGCCGGTGTTCCGCGACGAGGCGGCGAAGCTGCCCGGCTTCTTCCAGCGCGCCAGCACCCAGGTGGTGCCGCAGGTGGAGTCGCTCCTGGGCGTGTCGCTGCCGGACCTGGTGAGCCAGCGCACCGCGGAGCTGGGTGAGAAGGCCTCCGAGTTGCTCCAGAGCGCGGGCCCCACGGCGGCGCGGCTGGTGGCGAGCTTCGCCGGCAACACCGCGCGCTTCGCGGCCACGCTGCTGGGCCTGTCGGTGGTGCCGGTGCTGGCGTTCTTCTTCCTCCAGGACTACCCGCGCCTCATGGGGCGCATCCAGGACCTGCTGCCGCGCCGCTCCGTGGTGCTGGTGACCCAGCGCTTCCGCGAGGTGGACGAGGTGCTGTCCGCCTTTGTGCAGGGCCAGCTCACCGTGGGCGCCATCCTGTCGGTGCTCTACGCGGTGGGCCTGTCCGTGGCGCGCATCGACCTGGCCATCGCCATTGGCCTCATTGCAGGCTTCGGCAACATGGTGCCCTACCTGGGCACGGGCATCGGCGTGGTACTGGCCGTGCTGGGCGTCCTGCTGTCCTGGCAGGGGCCGTGGCAGCTGGCGGTGGTGGCGGCGACCTTCATCGTCGGGCAGCTGGCCGAGGGCTTCGTCATCACCCCGCGCGTCGTGGGGGAGAAGGTGGGCCTGGCCCCCGTGGCGGTCATCATCGCCGTGCTCGCGTTCGGTGAGCTGTTCGGCTTCGTGGGCATCCTCCTGGCCGTCCCGGCGAGCGCCATCCTGAAGGTCGTCCTGAGCGTCGTCCTCCAGCGCTACCGCCGCACGCAGCTCTACAAGGGGAGCGTCCAGGCGCCGTGA
- a CDS encoding cold-shock protein, with amino-acid sequence MATGTVKWFNDAKGFGFITQDGGGEDVFCHHTAINMDGFRTLAEGQKVEFEVTKGPKGLQAQNVRAA; translated from the coding sequence ATGGCGACTGGTACCGTGAAGTGGTTCAACGACGCGAAGGGCTTCGGCTTCATCACGCAGGATGGCGGCGGCGAGGACGTGTTCTGCCACCACACCGCCATCAACATGGACGGCTTCCGCACCCTGGCCGAGGGCCAGAAGGTGGAGTTCGAAGTCACCAAGGGCCCCAAGGGCCTGCAGGCGCAGAACGTTCGCGCCGCCTGA
- a CDS encoding PilZ domain-containing protein encodes MSEKRKANRAPLDIYLNKYMGGVPYMTRAADISQEGVSLSRLIEPQHDARRVGLQFQLPGSEEIIYAEGEVVREWKELGRKEQSGVRFTLLTERHRKMIDAYVDRHTEGN; translated from the coding sequence ATGAGCGAGAAGCGGAAGGCCAATCGGGCGCCCCTGGACATCTACCTCAACAAGTACATGGGCGGCGTGCCGTACATGACCCGGGCCGCGGACATCAGCCAGGAAGGTGTCAGTCTCTCGCGCCTCATCGAGCCCCAGCACGACGCGCGCCGCGTGGGCCTCCAGTTCCAGCTCCCCGGCTCCGAGGAGATCATCTACGCCGAGGGTGAAGTCGTACGCGAGTGGAAGGAACTGGGCCGCAAGGAGCAGTCCGGCGTGCGCTTCACGCTGCTCACCGAGCGGCACCGCAAGATGATCGACGCCTACGTCGACCGTCACACCGAAGGCAACTGA
- a CDS encoding FKBP-type peptidyl-prolyl cis-trans isomerase — translation MRMQWKAALVLMLGAPGIALAQAPTKSSKPAAAPQAAAKAAPAQAPVELQTDDQKTIYSLGVSLGQSVTALALTPEELALLQRGIQDAVAGTPPAVDPKEYGPKIQTLAKSRMAQVNVTTLDRASKEPGATRLPSGVIFRELKAGTGKSPRAIDTVKVHYQGTLVDGSEFDSSYKRGMTVEFPLNGVIPCWTQGVQKMKVGGKAKLTCPASTAYGERPPTGSRIPPNAVLTFEVELVDIPGNTAATP, via the coding sequence ATGCGTATGCAGTGGAAGGCGGCCCTGGTCCTGATGCTCGGTGCTCCGGGCATTGCCCTGGCCCAGGCCCCGACGAAGAGCTCCAAGCCGGCCGCCGCGCCCCAGGCCGCCGCGAAGGCCGCCCCCGCCCAGGCGCCCGTGGAGCTCCAGACGGATGATCAGAAGACCATCTATTCGCTCGGCGTCTCGCTGGGCCAGAGCGTGACGGCGCTCGCGCTCACCCCCGAGGAGCTGGCCCTGCTCCAGCGCGGCATCCAGGACGCGGTTGCCGGCACTCCGCCCGCCGTGGATCCGAAGGAGTACGGGCCGAAGATCCAGACGCTGGCCAAGTCGCGCATGGCGCAGGTCAACGTCACCACGTTGGATCGCGCGTCCAAGGAGCCCGGGGCCACGCGGCTGCCCTCCGGCGTCATCTTCCGCGAACTCAAGGCCGGCACCGGCAAGTCGCCCCGCGCCATCGACACCGTGAAGGTGCACTACCAGGGCACGCTGGTGGACGGCTCGGAGTTCGACAGCTCCTACAAGCGCGGCATGACGGTGGAGTTCCCGCTCAACGGCGTCATCCCCTGCTGGACCCAGGGCGTGCAGAAGATGAAGGTCGGCGGCAAGGCGAAGCTCACCTGCCCCGCGAGCACCGCGTACGGAGAGCGCCCGCCCACGGGCTCGCGCATCCCGCCCAACGCCGTGCTCACCTTCGAGGTGGAGCTGGTGGACATCCCCGGCAACACCGCCGCCACGCCCTAG
- the uvsE gene encoding UV DNA damage repair endonuclease UvsE: MEGPSSYRLGYVAQSLTLGVSAGHTCRLATATPQRLEALAAQNLEELEQLLRFNAEHAIHVFRIGSSLIPFGSHPVNTLPWWKTFAGTFATLARIARQSHQRLSLHPSPAGASLSSRHERVRDAAIAELRYSARVLDLLEAGPECRVVIHVGGAAPSRPEALDAAHRMLDSMPEDLRQRLTIEHDDKVWTAREVLPLAREHGVPMVGDNLHNAVLPSDPPMSVKELVREASTTWRALDLRPKFHLASQKAGGRPGAHSDLVDPVDFRAMVAALDGPADFMLEAKEKDRAVFALRREAMSQRPHKGQGARAP; encoded by the coding sequence ATGGAAGGCCCTTCGAGCTACCGCCTGGGCTACGTGGCCCAATCCCTGACGCTCGGCGTAAGCGCCGGTCACACCTGCCGCCTCGCCACGGCGACGCCGCAGAGACTGGAGGCGCTCGCCGCGCAGAACCTGGAGGAGCTGGAGCAACTGCTGCGCTTCAACGCGGAGCACGCCATCCACGTGTTCCGCATCGGGTCGTCGCTCATCCCGTTCGGCTCACACCCGGTGAACACGCTGCCCTGGTGGAAGACCTTCGCGGGGACCTTCGCCACGCTGGCCCGCATCGCGCGCCAGTCCCACCAGCGGCTGTCGCTGCATCCGTCTCCGGCCGGCGCGTCGCTGTCCTCGCGCCACGAGCGCGTACGCGACGCCGCCATCGCGGAGCTGCGCTACAGCGCGCGCGTGTTGGACCTGTTGGAGGCGGGGCCCGAGTGCCGCGTCGTCATCCACGTGGGCGGCGCCGCCCCCAGCCGCCCGGAGGCGCTGGACGCCGCGCACCGGATGCTGGACTCGATGCCGGAGGACCTGCGTCAGCGGCTCACCATCGAGCACGATGACAAGGTCTGGACCGCTCGCGAGGTGCTGCCGCTGGCCCGCGAGCACGGCGTCCCCATGGTGGGGGACAACCTGCACAACGCGGTGCTGCCGTCGGATCCACCCATGTCGGTGAAGGAGCTGGTGCGCGAAGCGTCCACCACCTGGCGCGCGCTGGACCTGCGGCCCAAATTCCACCTGGCGTCACAGAAGGCGGGCGGGCGGCCCGGCGCGCACTCGGACCTCGTCGACCCGGTGGACTTCCGCGCCATGGTGGCCGCGCTCGACGGGCCCGCGGACTTCATGCTGGAGGCGAAGGAGAAGGACCGCGCGGTTTTCGCACTGCGTCGGGAGGCGATGTCGCAACGTCCACACAAGGGACAGGGCGCGCGGGCGCCGTGA
- a CDS encoding M2 family metallopeptidase, translating to MTRTPQSLIRAALAALSLAAPAASAQTKTTPAPAAKATPAEAKQFAEKLNADLKQLWTRQATAEWIKSTYITDDTERNAASVNEEVMAYVNNAIKDARRFDGLKLDADTARMLHLLRVSQTLPAPADPKQRAELAATAAKLEGLYGKGKYCGKDGKGKCRDLEELSDVMAESRDANALLDAWTGWHAISRPMRPLYTQLVNLSNSGAKDIGFNDLGTLWRSSYDMTPAEFEQEAQRLWGQVKPMYDELHCYVRGRLAKQYGEAAVPAGKPIPAHLLGNMWAQEWNNIYPLVEPFPGQASLDVDSALVKQGYDAQKMVKLGEKFFTSLGLKPLPQTFWERSQFTKPKDRDVVCHASAWDVTYDNDLRIKMCIKPTEEDLVTIHHELGHDYYYTYYYKLPVLFQAGANDGFHEAIGDALTLSITPAYLQQAGLLNAVEKNDKNVINLQLKDALEKVAFLPFGLLVDQWRWDVFSGKVKPADYNKSWWAMRTKYQGIAAPVARTEQDFDAGAKYHVPANVPYTRYFLARILQFQFHKALCEAAGIKGPLNECSIYGNKAAGARLQAMLEMGASKPWPDALAAMTGTRQMDATPMLEYFAPLRRWLQEQNKGQKCGW from the coding sequence ATGACCCGCACTCCCCAGTCCCTCATTCGCGCGGCCCTGGCCGCCCTGTCGCTCGCGGCGCCCGCGGCCAGCGCGCAGACGAAGACGACGCCCGCTCCGGCCGCGAAGGCCACGCCCGCGGAGGCGAAGCAGTTCGCCGAGAAGCTCAACGCGGACCTGAAGCAGCTCTGGACCCGCCAGGCCACCGCCGAGTGGATCAAGAGCACGTACATCACCGACGACACGGAGCGGAACGCCGCGTCCGTGAACGAAGAGGTGATGGCCTACGTCAACAATGCCATCAAGGACGCGCGCCGCTTCGACGGGCTGAAGCTGGACGCGGACACCGCGCGCATGCTGCACCTCCTGCGCGTGTCCCAGACGCTGCCCGCCCCGGCGGACCCCAAGCAGCGCGCGGAGCTGGCCGCCACCGCCGCGAAGCTGGAGGGCCTCTACGGCAAGGGCAAGTACTGCGGCAAGGACGGCAAGGGGAAGTGCCGCGACCTGGAGGAGCTGTCCGACGTCATGGCGGAGAGCCGCGACGCGAACGCGCTCCTGGACGCGTGGACCGGCTGGCACGCCATCAGCCGACCCATGCGCCCGCTCTACACGCAGCTGGTGAACCTCTCCAACTCGGGCGCGAAGGACATCGGCTTCAACGACCTGGGCACGCTGTGGCGGTCGTCCTACGACATGACCCCCGCGGAGTTCGAGCAGGAGGCGCAGCGGCTCTGGGGCCAGGTCAAGCCCATGTACGACGAGCTGCACTGCTACGTGCGCGGCCGGCTCGCGAAGCAGTACGGCGAGGCCGCCGTGCCCGCCGGCAAGCCCATCCCCGCGCACCTGCTGGGCAACATGTGGGCGCAGGAGTGGAACAACATCTACCCGCTGGTGGAGCCGTTCCCCGGCCAGGCCAGCCTGGACGTGGACAGCGCGCTGGTGAAGCAGGGCTACGACGCGCAGAAGATGGTGAAGCTGGGTGAGAAGTTCTTCACCTCGCTGGGCCTCAAGCCGCTGCCGCAGACCTTCTGGGAGCGCTCGCAGTTCACCAAGCCGAAGGACCGCGACGTCGTCTGCCACGCGTCTGCCTGGGACGTGACGTACGACAACGACCTGCGCATCAAGATGTGCATCAAGCCCACCGAGGAGGACCTGGTCACCATCCACCACGAGCTGGGCCACGACTACTACTACACGTACTACTACAAGCTCCCCGTCCTCTTTCAGGCCGGCGCCAACGACGGCTTCCACGAGGCCATTGGCGACGCGCTCACGCTCTCCATCACCCCGGCCTACCTCCAGCAGGCGGGGCTGCTCAACGCGGTGGAGAAGAACGACAAGAACGTCATCAACCTCCAGCTGAAGGACGCGCTGGAGAAGGTGGCCTTCCTGCCCTTCGGCCTGCTGGTGGACCAGTGGCGCTGGGACGTGTTCAGCGGGAAGGTGAAGCCGGCGGACTACAACAAGAGCTGGTGGGCGATGCGCACGAAGTACCAGGGCATCGCCGCGCCGGTGGCGCGCACGGAGCAGGACTTCGACGCGGGCGCCAAGTACCACGTGCCCGCCAACGTGCCGTACACGCGCTATTTCCTCGCGCGGATCCTCCAGTTCCAGTTCCACAAGGCGCTGTGCGAGGCGGCCGGCATCAAGGGCCCCCTCAACGAGTGCTCCATCTACGGCAACAAGGCCGCGGGCGCGCGCCTGCAGGCCATGCTGGAGATGGGCGCGAGCAAGCCGTGGCCGGACGCGCTGGCGGCGATGACGGGCACGCGCCAGATGGATGCCACGCCGATGCTGGAGTACTTCGCCCCGCTGCGCCGCTGGCTCCAGGAGCAGAACAAGGGCCAGAAGTGCGGCTGGTGA